A region of the Mesoterricola sediminis genome:
GCCGCCCTCGACCCCGAGGTGGTCCTCCTGCCCAGTGAACCCTACCGCTTCACCGTCCGGCACCGGGACGCCCTGGCCCGCTTGCTTCCCGGGGCCCGCGTCCGGCTCGTGGAGGGCCGGGCCCTCACCTGGTACCTGAGCCGCACCGAGGATGCCATCCTGCAGCTGCGCGCCCTGTCCTGATCCCCCGGCCCGTCCTGGAGTCCCCCATGAAGACCCTCCTCCTGCTCCCCCTCGTCGTCGCCCCCCTCGCGGCCCGTCCCGCCGACCCCGCCCAGCAGGTCCTGGACCACGCCAAGGCCCGGGTCGCCGCCATCGCCAAGGCGCGGGCGGCCTGGATCGAGGCGGGCAACCCCTCCCAGGCCTTCCGGCCCGAGCTGGGCAAGGACCTGGCCCAGGCCGCGGCCCGCCTCGCCCGCGAGAAGCGGCCTCCTGTCCGCCGGGCCCTCCTGGTCACGCGGCTCCTCTTCCGGAAGCTGGCCCGGGAGCTGCCCTCGGCCGGGGAACTCGCCGACGTCCGGCGCGAGGTGCCCGCCACGGATCCGGCCTGGACCGTGGACCTGGGCCTCCTGGGCGCCGCCGAGGGATGGGACCCCCAGGCCTTCGGGCCCTACGTGGCCCAGGCCCGGGCCGCCCACCCCGACGGGGCCCTCCGCCGCCACCTCCTCTTCAGCCACTTCACGGACATGATCGACACCAGCACGGAGCAGGACTGGCGGCCCTCGTACGCCATGCTGCTCAAGGACTTCCCCGACAGCCCCGAGGCGGCCAAGGCCCGCGCGCGCCTGGACAGCGAGTCCCTCACCGCCGTGGGCGCCCCGGCCCCCGCCTTCGACCTGCCCAGCCTGGACGACCCCGACCAGCGCCTGACCCCCGCGACCTTCAAGGGGGGCTACGTCCTCGTGGACTTCTGGGCCTCCTGGTGCCCGGACTGCGTCCGCGAGATGCCCGGCATGCACCGGGCCTGGGCCCGCTTCAAGGAGAAGGGCCTGGCCATCCTCAGCCTGAGCCTGGACCGGAAGGCGGAGCACATCGCCAAGTACCGGGCCGTGGGCGAGACGCCCATGCCCTGGCGCCACGCCTTCCTGGAGGGCGGCTGGAAGAACCCCGTCTGCGCGGCCTGGGGGGTGATGAGCATCCCCAAGCCGGTGCTGGTCGGCCCCGACGGGCGCATCGTCGCCAGCGGCGCGGACCTCCGGGGCGAGGCCCTGGAGCGGACCCTCGCCAAGTTCCTCGAGCCGCGGTAGGGATCTCCGGCGGGATCAGACCCAGGGGCCGGTCTCCTGGCGGAGGCCCATGTCGGGGAGCTCGTTCTCCTTGAACATGAAGTGGCTCGCGTTCCAGCTGCCGCAGGCCTCGCAGCGGTCCACGTAGTCGGGGGTCTTCTGGCCGCAGACGCTGCACTCGAAGCGCTGGCGGAGGATCCCCAGGTTCCGCAGGAGCTGGCGGTACTCGTTCAGGGCCTGCTCGTTCCGGCCCCGGCGGGCGTGGATCTTGGCCATGAAGAAGAAGAGGATGGGGGAGTAGACCACCTGGGTGCGCACCTCCTGGAAGAGGACGAGGGCCTCGTCCAGGATCTCCAGGCGGTACAGCATCTTCCCGAGGAAGAACTTGGCCGTCGTGGTGAACTCGCTGGTGGCGGCCACCCGGCGCAGGACGCCGAGGCCCTCGTCGGGCTTGCCGCTCTGGATGTAGAAGTCCTCCAGCTCCTGGAGGAGGGCGCCTTCGCCGGTGGTGCGGAAGCCCTCCAGCCAGATCTCGATGCCCTGGGGCTCCTGGTCCTGGAGGATCATGCAGCGTCCCAGCGACAGGTAGGCGGGGACGAAGTCCGTGTCCTCCTTGAGGATCTGCTGCAGGATCGGCACGGCCTCGCGGAACTGGTCGGCCTCGATCTTGTTCATGGCGACCTGGTAGAGGAGGGCGGTGCCCTGGGCGCGTTCCTGGGCGTTCACCTCCTTGACGAAGCGGCTCACGAGGCGCTTGTGGACGTCCAGCGCCTCCTCCCAGCGTCCCGCGTCCATGTGCAGGGTGCGCAGCTTCCGGAGGGCCCGGAGGCCCTGCTTGGGGTGGTCGCCCGCGAGGCGCTTCAGGAGGGAGGTGGCCCCGTCGGGGTTCCGGTCGGCGACGAGCGCGTCGGCGAGGAGGTAGTGGAACTCCACGTCGTCGGGATGGGTCAGGCACCAGGCCTCCAGGTGCTTCACCGCCGTGTCGTACTCCCCGAGCTTCATGAGGGCCTCGGCCAGGAGGAGGTTGGCGGCCTCGTGGTCGGCGCGCTCGCGGATGACGCTCTCCAGCACCTGGCGCGCGTGGCCGGGGAGGCCGTGGGCCAGCAGCTCCCGGGCCTCGTGGAGGAGGCTGGAGAGGCGCTTGCCGGCGCGGGTCGCGGCGGAGGCGTTGATGCCCTTCACGAAGCGGCTGAGCTCCATGATCCCCGTGTAGAGGATGTTGAGCACGAACCCCAGCAGGAAGGCGCCGATGAGGAGGGAGGAGACGCGCACGCTCGCGTCGCTCCACAGCATCACGTCCAGGCCCAGCACCGCGGTGTTGCGCATGTAGACGTAGCCGACCGACATCAGCGCGAAGGCGATGAGGGCGATGAAGAGGAGGTTGATCAGGCGCATGACGTGTCCTCGGTCCTGGGGGCCCAGTTTGGCATCAATCCGCGCCTCCGGGATGCTCGTCCAGCCAGGTCCGGACGGCCTTGAGGTCGCCCCAGACGGCCGCGCGCACCTCCTGGGTGTACTGCCGGAGCACGTAGGCGGGATGGAAGGTCGGCATCACCGGAATGCCCCCCAGCATCTCGAGGCGCTGCCACTGGCCCCGGATTCGGGTGATCCCGGCCTGGACGCCGACCAGCTCCCGGAGGGGGGTCGCGCCCAGCGTCACGATGACCTGGGGGCGCACCAGCTCGATCTGGCGCCGCAGGTAGGGGAGGCACCGCTGGGCCTCGGCGGGGGTGGGGGTGCGGTTGTCGGGGGGGCGGCACTTCACCACGTTGCAGATGTAGACGTCCTCCCGGCGGAACCCCATGGCCACGATCATCTTGTCCAGGAGCTCCCCCGCGCGGCCCACGAAGGGCCGGCCCTGGAGGTCCTCGTCCCGGCCGGGACCCTCGCCCACGAACATGAGGCGGGCCCGGGGGGACCCCTCGCCGAAGACGAACTTCATGCGGTTGGAGCCGAGCGGGCAAGCCAGGCAGCCCCCGGTGCACGCCTCCAGCGCCGCCAGGTCCGGCGCGGCCTGCACGGCCTCCGGGGAGGGCCCGGCCCCCAGGGGCGGGGCCGCCGGGGTGGGGCGGGGCGGGACCGGCGCGGCCTTCACAGCGGGGGTGGGAACGGGCGAAGCCTTCCCGGCGGGGACGGGCGCCGCCTGGATGGGGGGGATGTCGGGCGCGGCCGGGGGTTGGTAGGGTGGAGGGATGAGGCCCACCACCCCCAGGTCCTGGAGGGTGTCGCGCCAAGGGTGGAGAAGCCCGGTCATGGTCCTAGACTAACCAATTCCGGCCATGGGACCACGAGCCGGGGAACAAATCTCCCTTTTGCAGCATTCCAGCCACGGAGCCATGCATGGAGCCGTTCAATCCGCCGGACCTCCCCTTCGGGGAGAACGCCGACTTCCACGAAATCTTCAGTGCCCTGTATCCCCGCCTGGTGAGCTACGCCCGGCGGTACGGAGCCACTTACCCGGAAGATATTGCCCAGGAAGCCTTCGTCATCCTCATGCAGCGGGAAACGCCCGTGGAGCATCCGACGGCCTACCTCTATGGCACCGTCCGCACCCTCTCCCTCACCGAGCGCCGTCCCCTCAAGAACCAGTCCATCAGCCTCGAAGCCGTCATGGAACAGGGCAAGGGGCCGGACGCGGACGACGAACTCCTGAGCCAGGAGGTCCGGGAGCGCATGAAGACCCTGTCCCCCACATTCCGCGAGACCCTGTGGCTCTTCGTGGTCGAGGACCTGTCCATCCGCCAGATCGCGGATATCCTGGACATCCCCGAAGCGACCGTGAAGACCCGCATCCATCGCGCGAAGGCCCATCTCAGGAACCAGCTCAATTCATCCGGATCATCGGGAGGCCTCCATGTCCTGGCTTGACCCCCAGCGCAGTCAAGAATCCGCAGAGGACACCCTGCTCCGGGAGGAGCTCCGGGCGCTCCTGGGCTTCCAGCCCCGGAACCTCTTCGAGACGGAGCCCACGCCCGAACTCATCGCCCTGGCCGAGGACCTCCGCCGGGAGGCCCGGCGCCGGAACCGCACGTCCCGGAAGCAGACCCACTGGATGCTCATGGCCGCGGCGCTGCCCCTGGCCATCGCCTTCGGCGGGGTGGGGCTCTGGGGCCTGAGCCAGAAGAACAAGGCCGACGAGCTGGCCACGGCCATCACCCGCCAGGAGGCGGAGATCACGCGCCTCGCCGGCGTCGTCAAGCAGCTGGGGACCACCTCCCCGGAGGCGAGCCGGGCCCTCAATCCGGCCCCCAGCCTCCTGGCCGTGAAGGACCAGCCCAAGGCGAAACAGCCGAAGGGCAAGGAGCTGGTGATCCCCGTGGACAACCCCGCCAGCGTCGTTCCCCAGGACACGCAGCGGGTGAAGGCCCACTGACGCGACGGTTTCCAACCCGGTAAGATGGGGGCAGGAGCGCCGCCATGTCCACCGGAATGGAACTACTCATCCTCCTGTGCTCCGCCTTGGCCGCCGCCTTGGCGGGCATGGCCGTGTTCAGCAACAGCCGTCCGCCCGATCCCCGCGTCAATCAGGTCATGGACGAGATGGAGGAGCTGAAGGGCCTGCTGAACCAGATGCAGAAGTCCATCCTCCAGCTGGAGCGCAAGTTCGACAAGGATGCCAAGGACGGCCGGGCCGAGCTCAAGGACGTCCTGGAGCGCGTCGGCGACCGCATCGACAAGCGACTGACCGAGATCAGCAACCTCTAGGCAGGGCCCTCACCCCGCCTGGGTCGTGACCGGCGGGGTCCAGCCGCGCTCGTTGAGGAGGCGGACGCCCATGATGCGGCTCAGGCGGAAGGTCATGACCTCCTGGTGGAGGTGGCAGAAGCCCCGCAGGTGCTCGCCGTCGACGCCCTGGGGGGTCACCTTGCGGAGCTGCGGCCGGTGGGCCGCCAGCGGCAGGTAGGTGAGTTCCACCATGAGGTTGTAGCTGGCCGCGTATTCGATGATCCGCTGGGTCTCCTCGGCGGCCTGGGCCCCCATGCCCATGTGGAGCATGGGCACGCGCCGGCGGACCTCCTGGTAGAGGTTGGGGTCCTCGGCCTGGATCCGCTGGAGCGCGGCGTGGATGATCTGGCGGACGGGGTCCAGGTGGTGGTTCATGCCCTGTTCGTCCACGAAGGAAAGGCAGGCCAGGGACCAGAGATACAGGGACTCGTCGCCGTCGATGCTCACGGGGAGGAAGCGGCCGGGCTTTGGCAGGAAGCCGGCCTGCTTCAGGAGGGCGAAGGCATTGCCGGGGCCGTTGGCCTCCAGGACCGTCTCGGAGATGCGCTGCAGATTCAGCGTGGCCAGCTCGGGCCGAAGCATGAGCTCGTCGGCCAGGGCGGCGCTGCGGGCCCGCACGAGGCGGCAGCCCTGCTGGACCTCCACCTCGCCCAGGCGCCGGGCCAGGTCCTCCAGGAGCTGGGCCAGGGGCTGGGGCACCGCGGCGGCGGGGGCGCCGAGGAGGCCGTTCATCTCCTCCAGGGTCAGGCCGGTGTCCAGCGCGCGCACGAGGGTGTCGGAGCCGATGCGCAGGGTGACCATGGCGTCCAGGATCTCCACCTCGGCCATCTGGGCCACGCGCAGGAGGCGGTGGGGGTTCTGCACCATGGGGGTCAGCACCTCCAGGGTGGGCTGGATGACCAGGGGCTGGTCGGCCTGGAGGAGGGTCCAGTGCGGCTCGGTGCCGCGGTGGTCCCGGAGCAGGTACTCCTGGGCGAGGGCCTCGCCGTGGGCGCTGAGGCGCACGTGCTGGCCCGAGGCGTCCAGGTCCACCAGGCCCATGCGGCCCAGGAAGGGCAGGAAGACCGTCTCGGTGCGCCCCGCGTCCAGGGGATGGAGGGTCTGGAGGAAGGCCAGGAAGGGCTTCACGGCCAGGACCTGGCCCCGGCGTTCCAGCAGGTGCTGCATGAAGAAGGTCCGGTCATCGGCCGGGGGCATGTTCCAGAGCTTGAGGTCGTGCTCCAGGAGGATGGCGAAGGCGCGCTCCGGCACCCAGCGCGGCGCGTGGCTGAGGACGGCGGGCAGCAGGGTGTCCACCCGGCCCTCCCGGTTCCACAGCAGGCCCAGGCGGTGCAGGAGGCCGAAGACGAGGGTGGCGTCCCGCTCGTCCTTGAGCATGGCGTTCCGGAAGAGGAGCTGGGTGAGCTCCTTCTTGGCGGGAAGGCCGCCCTTCAGGACCCGGATCCCGCCCATGCAGCGGAGCAGCACGGAGGTGAGGGCCAGGGCGAAGCCGTAGGGCTGCGCGGGAATCAGCTCCACGTCGGGGCCGGCCTGGAAGCAGAAGGCCGCGTCGTCGAAGTCGGCCAAGGCATCCGCCACCCGGCCCGGCACCACCCACTGCCCCGCGTGGGGCAGGATGAGGCCCAGGGTCAGGAGCTCCTCCTGGAACGCGGGCTCGGGCTGCCGCTCCGCCTCCGCCAGGGCCTTGAGGCAGGCCAGCTTGGCCGCGTCCAGGTCCAGGAGCGTGTTGGTGAGCTGCTTGTTGTCCTCCAGGTGGAAGACCATCGTCTTCAGGAGCCGCGTGCGCCCCTCGGGGCCCTCCTGCCAGTACTGGGGCACGGGCAGTTTCCGACGCTGGCAAATCGCCCGCAGCTGGTCATCGGAACAGTTGCATAGGAGCTGATAGTGCGAAGGGGCCATGGTTCCTCGCAAAGGGGGGGGCCGATCCGGGATGACCGATCAGTTTCTCATGAACGTCACAGTCGCGTCATGGGGAAAAAGAGCGGCCCCCCTCAAGAGGATCTCCCACGTTGACCCGGCAGGGATCTGGACCTAGGCTCAAGCTTTTGGACGTGTACGCGTGATCGCCCTACGCCCGGAAAACCCCCTGATCGTCCAGAGCGACCGGACCCTGCTCCTGGAGGTGGCGCACCCCCGCTTCGAGGAGGTCCGGGACGACCTGGCCCGGTTCGCGGAGCTCGTGAAGTCCCCGGAGCACATCCACACCTACCGCATCACCCCCCTCTCCCTCTGGAACGCGTCCGCCTCGGGCGTGTCCTGCGAGGAGATGACCGCCACCCTGGAGCGCTGGTCGAAGTATCCGGTGCCCCAGAACCTGCTCCAGGAGATCCAGGACCACGGGACCCGCTACGGGCGCCTGCGCCTCGTGCAGCGGGGGGAGCGCCTGGCCCTGGAGATGGACGACCGGGGCCTCTTCTACGAGCTGGAGAACCAGCGCAGCCTGCAGGGCCTCCTGGCCGAGCCCTACCCCGACCAGCGGGGCATCTTCCTGGAGGAGGGCAAGCGGGGCGAGGCCAAGCTCCAGCTGATCCGCCTGGGCCACCCCGTGCAGGACATGGCGGGCTTCAAGCCGGGGGACCCCCTGCCGTTCCGCCTGCGGGACACCCTGGCCGGGACGGGCCGACCCTTCGGGTTGCGGCCCTACCAGCAGGCGGCGGTGGACGTGTTCCACGCCGGGGGCGGACCGGAGGGGGGCGCGGGCGTCCTCGTGCTTCCCTGCGGCGCCGGCAAGACGGTCATCGCCATCGGCTGCATGGCCCGGCTCCAGACCCACACCCTCGTCCTCACCACCAACGTCACCGCGGTCAAGCAGTGGAAGCAGGAGCTCCTGGACAAGACCGACCTCCGGGACGACCAGATCGGTCTCTACACCGGCGACACCAAGGAGATCCGGCCGGTGACCATCGCCACCTACCAGATCCTCACCTACCGGAAGAGCAAGGGCAGCCCCTTCGAGCACTTCAAGCTCTTCCAGGCCGCCAACTGGGGCCTGGTGATCCACGACGAGGTGCACATGCTGCCCGCGCCCGTCTTCCGGGCGGTGGCGGAGCTGCAGGCCAAGCGGCGCCTGGGCCTCACCGCCACCCTCGTGCGGGAGGACGGCAAGGAGGAGGACGTCTTCTCCCTCATCGGTCCCAAGCGCGTGGACGTGCCCTGGAAGACCCTGGAGAAGGACGGCTTCATCGCCACCGCCCACTGCCTGGAGATCCGGGTGCCCCTGCCCAGCGAGGAGCGCATGGCCTACGCGGTCGCGGATCAGCGGGCGCGTTTCCGCATCGCCTCCGAGAACAGCCTGAAGCTGAACGTGCTGGACGAGCTGCTCGCCGGCCATCCGGAGGACAGCATCCTGATCATCGGCCAGTACCTGGAGCAGCTCCGCATCATCGGCGAGCGCCTCGAGGCGCCGGTCCTCACGGGCCAGACCCCGGAGCGGGAGCGGGAGGACCTGTATCGCCGCTTCCGGGAGGGGGCCCTCCGGATCCTCATCGTGAGCAAGGTGGCCAACTTCGCCATCGACTTGCCGGACGCCAGCGTGGCCGTCCAGGTCAGCGGCACCTTCGGCTCCCGCCAGGAGGAGGCCCAGCGCCTGGGCCGCATCCTGCGCCCCAAGGGGGTCCGCAACGTCTCCTACTTCTACAGCCTCATCAGCCGGGACACCTCCGAGCAGGAGTTCGCCCGGAACCGACAGCTCTTCCTCACCGAGCAGGGCTACCGCTACCTCATCGAGAGCCGCAGCCTGGGCGAGGACGGCCTCAGCGAGCCGGCCGTGTGGAAGGGCCTCCTGGCGGAGACGGGGCACCCCTGATCAGCGCGCCCGGAGCAGGAGGGGGACCAGGAGCTGGCTGAGGGGCAGGGCGTAGAGGCCGGCCACGACGTCGTCGGCCACGATGCCGGCCCCGCCGGGCAGGACCTGGATTTGCCGGACGGGCCAGGGCTTCCAGATGTCGAAGAGCCGGAAGAGGAGGAAGGGCACGCCCAGGTGCACGGCCAGGGTCCAGGGCCCCGGCGCCGCCAGGGCCCCGGCCGCCTCCCACCGCACGGCCCAGAGGGCGATCCACACCCCCGCCCACTCGTCGGCGACGATGTAGCCCGGGTCCTTGTCCCCCGTTTCGGCCACCACCCGGTCGGAGGCGGCGATGGCCAGCCCGGTCATGGCGAGGGGGAGGGCCAGGAAGACCAGCTCCCCGAGCCAGGCGGGAGCGCCGTGGACCGCGCGGGCGAAGGGGACCCAGGCGAGGAGGGCCGCCAGGCTGCCCCACGTGCCCGGGGCGGGCCGGAGCCGGCCCGACCCCAGGCCCGTGGCGGCCCACCAGGCCCAGCGGGGGGCGGCGGTCCCGGCCACCTAGCCTTCCACCACGGTGGGATCGGCGACGATGCGGCCGTTGAAGCTGTTGGCGATGACGCAGTACTTGTGGGCCTTGTGGAACATCTCGGCCACCTTGGCGTGGTCGGTGCCGGGGGCCACGGTGATGGTGGGCCGGAAGGTGACGGCGGCCACCCGGCTCACCCGGTCCACGGTTTCCATCGTGGCCTCGGCGGTGCCGCTGAAGCCCCGCACGTCCAGGCGGGTCTTGGCGGCCAGGGCCAGGAAGGTGAGCATGTAGCAGTTGGCCAGGGCCCCGGCGAAGAGGTCCTCGGGGTTCCAGCAGGCGGGGTCGCCGCCGAAGGCGGCGGTGCTGCTGGCGGGGATGGCGGCGCGGCCCCCCGGCTTGGTCAGTTCGGAGACCCGGCCGTAGGCGGGATCGGCCGTGCTGCCGCGCCAGGTGATGGTGGTGGAAAGGGCTTCGGACATCAGGTCCTCCAGGCACCCGTAGTCTAGGGTGTGTTCGTAATCTAGGATAGTAATGGCTAATACCCATCCGTGCCGGAGCATGGAGGAGCTGGAAGAGTGAGTCTGTGCTGCAGTGCCTGATGGCGCCGCGCATTCGCAGCATCCTATTGGAACGCGGAGGCGCGGAGGATCTCGCTGAGGCTCGCGGAGAAAGGATCAAGCCCACAAGCCCCCTCCACTCGATATCCAGGAAAACCTCCCGCTTCACCTTATGGCCGGCCAGTCTCAGGGAGTGCGCCAGACAGACCTTGTAGGGATCTTCCAGGAGTCCGTGCCCCAGAGCCTTCTGGATCTCGATGGCCTCCCCGATGATGGCCTGGGTGATCTCCTTGTGCGGATGATCCTCCCCGTCGACCTCTCCCCAATGCCTTCCCATCACGCCTCCCGTTGGGACGTGTCATTGGGAGGTGGCAGGTTCCAGGAGCGCTTTCCTCCGCGACCCTCTGCGAGATCCTCCGCGCCTCCGCGTTTCATAGGATCAATGAGGATCCGGAACGCTTGTCACCCTCCGCTCATAGCCTCAGCCAGATCACGATGCAGGCCAAAGCCACCTGGGCTGAGAAACTTCGCGCCGTTTTGTCGAACCTGGTGGCCAGCGCCCTGAACTGTTTGAGCTTGGCGAACCCATGCTCGATGGCATGGCGGGCCTTGTATAGGTGTGAGTCCCAGGCCGCCGGATTCTTGCGCCGGGGATGAGGTGGGATGACGGCTGTCGCACCCATGGCCTCGATCGCCTTCCTTACCGGGTTCCCATCGTAGGCCCGATCTCCGAACACGTACTCTGCCTGCCAACCGCACAGCAATCCTTCAGCAGACCGGCTTTCATGGGCTTGCCCCGGAGTGACCAGGAAATCCAAAGGATTACCGTGGGCATCGCAGATCAGATTCCGAACACAGCCTAGTGCAGCGTCCGCAAAGTTGCCTGAATCATCCGAGGGGAGCGGCCGCGGCACCCGTGCATCCCCCGGAACGCGGGAACGGGCTTTCAGCCCCGGGCCCGGACCTGGGCCTCGTAGCGGGCGACGGCCGCCTCCGCCGCGCCGGCCTCCACCTCGCCGACCAGGTCGTAGGCGTGGCCTTCGGTGATGCGCACCTGCTGGATCGTGCCGGGCCGGACGTCGCCGCCCACGATGAGGACGTTGCCGTCCACCTCCGGCGCCTGGCCCCGATGCCGGCCCTTGAAGACCAGGTCGGTCTCCTCGTGGGTGCCCTCCACCAGGACCTCCAGGATCCGGCCCTCCAGGGCGCGGTTCTTCTCGCGGCAGATGCGCTGCTGGAGCTCCATGATGCGGCGCTTGCGGCTGGCCTTGACCCGGGCGGCGACGGGATCGCCGAGGGGGGCCGCCGGGGTGCCCTCCTCCAGGGAATAGGTGAAGACGCCCACGTGCTCGAACCGGGCCTCCTCGATGAAGCCGCGGAGCTCGTCGAAGGCGGCGTC
Encoded here:
- a CDS encoding phosphatidylglycerophosphatase A family protein, which encodes MAGTAAPRWAWWAATGLGSGRLRPAPGTWGSLAALLAWVPFARAVHGAPAWLGELVFLALPLAMTGLAIAASDRVVAETGDKDPGYIVADEWAGVWIALWAVRWEAAGALAAPGPWTLAVHLGVPFLLFRLFDIWKPWPVRQIQVLPGGAGIVADDVVAGLYALPLSQLLVPLLLRAR
- a CDS encoding RNA polymerase sigma factor; the encoded protein is MEPFNPPDLPFGENADFHEIFSALYPRLVSYARRYGATYPEDIAQEAFVILMQRETPVEHPTAYLYGTVRTLSLTERRPLKNQSISLEAVMEQGKGPDADDELLSQEVRERMKTLSPTFRETLWLFVVEDLSIRQIADILDIPEATVKTRIHRAKAHLRNQLNSSGSSGGLHVLA
- a CDS encoding helicase-associated domain-containing protein, which codes for MPQYWQEGPEGRTRLLKTMVFHLEDNKQLTNTLLDLDAAKLACLKALAEAERQPEPAFQEELLTLGLILPHAGQWVVPGRVADALADFDDAAFCFQAGPDVELIPAQPYGFALALTSVLLRCMGGIRVLKGGLPAKKELTQLLFRNAMLKDERDATLVFGLLHRLGLLWNREGRVDTLLPAVLSHAPRWVPERAFAILLEHDLKLWNMPPADDRTFFMQHLLERRGQVLAVKPFLAFLQTLHPLDAGRTETVFLPFLGRMGLVDLDASGQHVRLSAHGEALAQEYLLRDHRGTEPHWTLLQADQPLVIQPTLEVLTPMVQNPHRLLRVAQMAEVEILDAMVTLRIGSDTLVRALDTGLTLEEMNGLLGAPAAAVPQPLAQLLEDLARRLGEVEVQQGCRLVRARSAALADELMLRPELATLNLQRISETVLEANGPGNAFALLKQAGFLPKPGRFLPVSIDGDESLYLWSLACLSFVDEQGMNHHLDPVRQIIHAALQRIQAEDPNLYQEVRRRVPMLHMGMGAQAAEETQRIIEYAASYNLMVELTYLPLAAHRPQLRKVTPQGVDGEHLRGFCHLHQEVMTFRLSRIMGVRLLNERGWTPPVTTQAG
- a CDS encoding DNA repair helicase XPB — encoded protein: MIALRPENPLIVQSDRTLLLEVAHPRFEEVRDDLARFAELVKSPEHIHTYRITPLSLWNASASGVSCEEMTATLERWSKYPVPQNLLQEIQDHGTRYGRLRLVQRGERLALEMDDRGLFYELENQRSLQGLLAEPYPDQRGIFLEEGKRGEAKLQLIRLGHPVQDMAGFKPGDPLPFRLRDTLAGTGRPFGLRPYQQAAVDVFHAGGGPEGGAGVLVLPCGAGKTVIAIGCMARLQTHTLVLTTNVTAVKQWKQELLDKTDLRDDQIGLYTGDTKEIRPVTIATYQILTYRKSKGSPFEHFKLFQAANWGLVIHDEVHMLPAPVFRAVAELQAKRRLGLTATLVREDGKEEDVFSLIGPKRVDVPWKTLEKDGFIATAHCLEIRVPLPSEERMAYAVADQRARFRIASENSLKLNVLDELLAGHPEDSILIIGQYLEQLRIIGERLEAPVLTGQTPEREREDLYRRFREGALRILIVSKVANFAIDLPDASVAVQVSGTFGSRQEEAQRLGRILRPKGVRNVSYFYSLISRDTSEQEFARNRQLFLTEQGYRYLIESRSLGEDGLSEPAVWKGLLAETGHP
- a CDS encoding uracil-DNA glycosylase, with protein sequence MTGLLHPWRDTLQDLGVVGLIPPPYQPPAAPDIPPIQAAPVPAGKASPVPTPAVKAAPVPPRPTPAAPPLGAGPSPEAVQAAPDLAALEACTGGCLACPLGSNRMKFVFGEGSPRARLMFVGEGPGRDEDLQGRPFVGRAGELLDKMIVAMGFRREDVYICNVVKCRPPDNRTPTPAEAQRCLPYLRRQIELVRPQVIVTLGATPLRELVGVQAGITRIRGQWQRLEMLGGIPVMPTFHPAYVLRQYTQEVRAAVWGDLKAVRTWLDEHPGGAD
- a CDS encoding IS5 family transposase, which produces MPRPLPSDDSGNFADAALGCVRNLICDAHGNPLDFLVTPGQAHESRSAEGLLCGWQAEYVFGDRAYDGNPVRKAIEAMGATAVIPPHPRRKNPAAWDSHLYKARHAIEHGFAKLKQFRALATRFDKTARSFSAQVALACIVIWLRL
- a CDS encoding OsmC family protein; translated protein: MSEALSTTITWRGSTADPAYGRVSELTKPGGRAAIPASSTAAFGGDPACWNPEDLFAGALANCYMLTFLALAAKTRLDVRGFSGTAEATMETVDRVSRVAAVTFRPTITVAPGTDHAKVAEMFHKAHKYCVIANSFNGRIVADPTVVEG
- a CDS encoding TlpA family protein disulfide reductase encodes the protein MKTLLLLPLVVAPLAARPADPAQQVLDHAKARVAAIAKARAAWIEAGNPSQAFRPELGKDLAQAAARLAREKRPPVRRALLVTRLLFRKLARELPSAGELADVRREVPATDPAWTVDLGLLGAAEGWDPQAFGPYVAQARAAHPDGALRRHLLFSHFTDMIDTSTEQDWRPSYAMLLKDFPDSPEAAKARARLDSESLTAVGAPAPAFDLPSLDDPDQRLTPATFKGGYVLVDFWASWCPDCVREMPGMHRAWARFKEKGLAILSLSLDRKAEHIAKYRAVGETPMPWRHAFLEGGWKNPVCAAWGVMSIPKPVLVGPDGRIVASGADLRGEALERTLAKFLEPR
- a CDS encoding tetratricopeptide repeat protein, with the translated sequence MRLINLLFIALIAFALMSVGYVYMRNTAVLGLDVMLWSDASVRVSSLLIGAFLLGFVLNILYTGIMELSRFVKGINASAATRAGKRLSSLLHEARELLAHGLPGHARQVLESVIRERADHEAANLLLAEALMKLGEYDTAVKHLEAWCLTHPDDVEFHYLLADALVADRNPDGATSLLKRLAGDHPKQGLRALRKLRTLHMDAGRWEEALDVHKRLVSRFVKEVNAQERAQGTALLYQVAMNKIEADQFREAVPILQQILKEDTDFVPAYLSLGRCMILQDQEPQGIEIWLEGFRTTGEGALLQELEDFYIQSGKPDEGLGVLRRVAATSEFTTTAKFFLGKMLYRLEILDEALVLFQEVRTQVVYSPILFFFMAKIHARRGRNEQALNEYRQLLRNLGILRQRFECSVCGQKTPDYVDRCEACGSWNASHFMFKENELPDMGLRQETGPWV